In Pseudokineococcus lusitanus, the DNA window GTCGCCCTCGCGGGCGACCTCCGCGAAGGCGTCGTCGCCGACCCCGTGGTGACGGCGCAGGTGCGCCTCGAGCCGGGCCAGCGGGTCGCGGTCGCGCCACTGCTCGACCTCGACCGACGGGCGGTAGCGGCCCGGGTCGTCCGACGTCGTGTGCGCGCCCATCCGGTAGGTGAAGGCCTCGACGAGCGTGGGCCCCTCGCCCGCGCGGGCCCGGTCGGCCGCCGCCCGGACGACGGCGTAGCAGGCGACGACGTCGTTGCCGTCGACGCGCACGCCCGGGAAGCCGAAGCCCGCGGCGCGGCGGGCGATCGGCACGCGCGCCTGCCGCTCGGCCGGCACCGAGATGGCCCACTGGTTGTTCTGGCAGACGAAGACGACGGGCGCCTGGTACGTCGCCGCGAAGACGAATGCCTCGTGGACGTCGCCCTGGCTGCTCGCGCCGTCGCCGAAGTACGCGAGGACCGCGGTGTCGCGGGCGGGGTCGCCCGTGCCGACGGCGCCGTCGCGCTGCACGCCCATGGCGTACCCGGTGGCGTGCAGGGTCTGGCTGCCGATGACGAGCGTGTACGGGCTGACGCCGGTGGCCTCCGCGTCCCAGCCGCCGCGGTCGACGCCGCGGAAGAGGCTGAGGACGTGCGCCGGGTCGACGCCGCGCACGAGGGCGACGGCGTGCTCGCGGTAGGTCGGGAAGAGCCGGTCCTGCGGCGCGGCGGCCCGGGCGGAGCCCACCTGGGCGGCCTCCTGGCCGAGCAGCGAGGCCCACAGGCCCAGCTCGCCCTGCCGCTGCAGCGCCGTCGCCTCGGTGTCGACGCGACGGGCGAGCGCCATGTCGCGGTACATGCCGAGCAGGTCGTCCGCCGTGAGCGCCGCCGCGTGCGCCAGGGCCTCGGCGCCGACCGCCTGCTCGAGCTCCGCCCGCCGGCCCTCGTCGAGGTCGAGGCGCTCGCCGTCCGGCGTGAGCATCTGCACCGTCGCGGTGCTCGGCGTGGCGCTGCTCCCGGTGGAGGCGGGGTGCGTCGACGACGTCACGTGCCCTCCTCGATGTCGTCCGTGGTGCGGGCCCACCGCCCCCGGCGAGCCTGCGGCACCGTACTCCGCCCTGTGGCGGGGCTCACGGACGCGGCCGCGCGGCGGACGCCGCCCCGCCCCTCCCGGCCTCCCCTCCGCGACGTGTGGCCATGACGCGTCGAAAGCGGGGCTCCCGTCCGCGTCATGGCCACACATCGCGGTGGCGAGGGCGTCAGGGACGGCGGAAGGCCGCGGCCACCTCGAGGAAGCGGTCGTTGGCGGCCGGCTCGGCGACGGTGACGCGCACGCCGTCCTCGGCGAAGGCGCGCACCGACAGGCCGACCTCCGCGCACGCGGCCGCGAGCTCGGCGGTGCGCTGCCCCACCGGCATCCACACGAAGTTGGCCTCGGAGCGGGGCACGGGCCAGCCCTGCTCGGCGAGCGCGGCGGCCACCCGCTCGCGCTCGGCGACGATGGCGGCGACCCGCTCCAGCAGCTCGTCCTCCGCCTCGAGCGACGCGACGGCCGCGGCCTGGGCGAGCGTGCTGACGCCGAAGGGGATGGCGGTCTTGCGCAGCGCGTCGGCGACGGCGGGGTGCGCGAGCCCGTAGCCGACCCGGAGCCCCGCGAGGCCGTAGGCCTTGGAGAACGTGCGCAGCACGACGAGGTTGGGGTGCGCGAGGTGGAGCGCGACGGCGTCGGGCGCCCCGGCCCCGGGCCGCACGAACTCGCGGTAGGCCTCGTCGAGGACGACGAGGACGTCCGACGGCACCGCCGCGAGGAGCTCGTCCATCTCGGCGGCCGTGACGACCGGGCCGGTGGGGTTGTTGGGGCTGCAGACGACGACGAGCCGGGTGCGCTCGGTGACGGCGGCCGCGAGCGCGGGCATGTCGTGCCGGCCGTCCGCGGTGAGGGGCACGGGGACCGGCGTCGCCCCCGAGAGCCTGACGACGATGGGGTAGGCCTCGAAGGACCGCCAGGCGTGGACGACCTCGTCGCCGTCGCCGGCCGCCGCCGTCAGCACCTGGCTG includes these proteins:
- the pdhA gene encoding pyruvate dehydrogenase (acetyl-transferring) E1 component subunit alpha, translated to MTSSTHPASTGSSATPSTATVQMLTPDGERLDLDEGRRAELEQAVGAEALAHAAALTADDLLGMYRDMALARRVDTEATALQRQGELGLWASLLGQEAAQVGSARAAAPQDRLFPTYREHAVALVRGVDPAHVLSLFRGVDRGGWDAEATGVSPYTLVIGSQTLHATGYAMGVQRDGAVGTGDPARDTAVLAYFGDGASSQGDVHEAFVFAATYQAPVVFVCQNNQWAISVPAERQARVPIARRAAGFGFPGVRVDGNDVVACYAVVRAAADRARAGEGPTLVEAFTYRMGAHTTSDDPGRYRPSVEVEQWRDRDPLARLEAHLRRHHGVGDDAFAEVAREGDALAARLRRDVLGMREPGHGEMFEHAYAAPHAHVEADRRWYEEYVAGLEHGGAAADGEERA
- a CDS encoding histidinol-phosphate transaminase is translated as MADPATVPAAASGVPRLRAVLDDVPSYVPGRPPQAADGVTPYKLASNENPYPPLPSVLDVVARAAADANRYPDMLATGLTAAIGAHDGVPQEHVVAGPGSVGVLSQVLTAAAGDGDEVVHAWRSFEAYPIVVRLSGATPVPVPLTADGRHDMPALAAAVTERTRLVVVCSPNNPTGPVVTAAEMDELLAAVPSDVLVVLDEAYREFVRPGAGAPDAVALHLAHPNLVVLRTFSKAYGLAGLRVGYGLAHPAVADALRKTAIPFGVSTLAQAAAVASLEAEDELLERVAAIVAERERVAAALAEQGWPVPRSEANFVWMPVGQRTAELAAACAEVGLSVRAFAEDGVRVTVAEPAANDRFLEVAAAFRRP